The window TTGACAAAGCTGTCATACTCATCCTGagccctcctcacctcctcagtgCGATGCTGCAAGTACTCAGGGGTCTTCCCAAAGTCCTAGAGAGGGGATGGGAAAATAGTTATGTTGGGCTCCTCTTCAGTTCAGTTCAAATAGGTTGAGTGTCTTTGTGCAATAAGCATATAAGTATCTTTCTTTGAATAGCAATCAAAATCTTGGACAAATCACTACCTGCTTGACAGACAAAGAAAAAACACTATTTGCATATGTAATGATAAGTTCACCTTTTTCTTGATGTACTTTGGGAGTAGTCCTGAATTTTCCAGGAGCTGTTTGTCTCCAGTTTTAGTGTCGGCATAGATAGGCTGTGGCTTTTTTGGCACTGCCATGATGTTCTCAAAGGCGTTTGTCTTTACAAAGTCCTTTTTGGTGTGAATGCCCATAAGTGGGTTGTCTGCTTTGGCAGGTATTTGTGGTTTTTTGAAAGTCTCATCATCCAAATATGAAAATGGTTGCTCTAAGGGTATAACAACATAGACACAGAGTTAGGAAATGACCTCCAAACAAAGTGATATTGAGATGTAATCTCATCCTATTGCTTACTTTCAGGAAGTTTGGGTTCCTTGGAGTGCTTGAGCAGATATTTCTCTGGAGAGGGCAAGTCTACTTTTACTTGTCCCATAGTCTTGTTGGTAGGCTTATTCAGCATTTTCTCATGCTTAACTTGTGCCCTAAACTTTGACATATACCTTGACAATGGAATAAAAAAGACAAGATTGATAGATTATTACAGGACATGGCATGAGTCAGAAGAATGTGCAGTCTTTTTCACTGTGCAGGTTGTGGCAACAAAGTATCTCTATACATTCCCAATACACAGAAACATAGGCTACATAAATATATGTGGCTAGCTGGGTACAGTAAAAATGCCATCGGCTGTGTACGGTGCAAATAAGTTTAGCTAGCTACaatgtagcctacatacagttacattgttagctagctacgtttgctagcTATAGGCAGTCATACCTTGGTGGTTTCTCTATTTTAACCTCCTCCCTTGGAATAAGGTTGTAAATACTTTCTGTTGGATACATAGTGGTCGACATATTTCTGGAATATGCACTTTTTTTCTGAGAAGCAAATAATAGCTAGCTAGTCACCTCTAGCCGGCTCTACATTCAAATGTCTGGAATGTTTTGTTTGACAAGTTCCCTGGGCAACTGTCACGGTTTGATTGCGACATCAGCATCAACGTGTTTCAATCTAAGGGAGCGtttgtaaattcgctctggctgtCTACTCCGATGTCAGAGCACTCCCGTCTGAGCGTGGCAGAGCGCAGGATAACTGACCATCAACATgctttgaatatggccggtgtcattAAACGTCGGggaaaaaagcgtaattaaattgttgccagaagcacagttacagtcaccaacgctctggataacatgaaaaccccctaaccagctctgctgggcgagtaaaatggtcagactGAGGTGTTCTCTCATGTTTTTCTGGAAGttactagcaagctagctaactttagccagtcgtgcttgactgccgttgtgagccTAGAACGCTCGGTTCAACCCTACTCCCCTGCCAGAGCGTCCATTGTGCGCTCTGAACtcagagcgaaacgctctgaatttacgaacgcctaGAGCGCACTCTGAGCGCCCTGCTGCTACATTGTAATGCCCCTGAAATGGCGAATAGAAGACAGTATTACTACCACAGTGTAATATCTTTGTTTCTTTCATCCATATATAGGCCTTGTTACTGATTGATTACTACATTGTATCTTCATTTAATAAGTTTAATAGGATGGTGCATCGAAAATAGAAACAAGTGGCCTGTCTAATCGTAGAGCAATTTGTCTGTTTTGTTTTGCCTTATTTTACATGTAGTACGGTAAGCGCGAAATAAAGTTTGTCCATTTACTTTGCTGTACAATATGTCGATGTTCAACAAGCCAATGTGACTGAATTGATAGATTAACCAAGCAGCTCTTTCGTAgttctcaacgtagactttgatctgaagccattcttgtgattattgtgactttgccattgtaattgtttgtaagcgtGTGTAGTCTAAAATTAatttatgatcgtatgctatccatttgtttttttgtatgctgttctttgtatgccattttaatatttgagaattaaccaatgctattaggccactcttggccatgattacagacacctgtgtgtcttttaacactatataaacgagtcatcccgcagtgtttgtgattatactcTGATGAAGAAAGCttggatattacatttttgcatctgagctcctagagtgtgcggctcccctttattttcaagttttctactccgctagccagcaccacgcctaaataggtgtgcgtttctttttctccTAGATTGTCTGTTTTTGTTTGCCTTATCTTACATGTAGTACGGTAATCGCGAAATAAAGTTTGTCCATTTACTTTGCTGTAGAGTATGTCGACGTTCAACAAGCCAATGTGGCTGAATTTGGTCCATCAGCTCTTTCTCTAGTACAAGAATGGCTAGCTAAAGTACTGTAAAATATTATCCAGGTAGACtataacatttaaataaaataattattgaCTGATGCATGATTCGTTCACCCTGTGTTCCGTCGCTAAGCATTTTAACTGATGTCAAAGACATTATCTTAACTGTaatgtttctgtttgtgtgtatgtcttCTGTCCTCTCCAGGCCAGCAGTCCGAGAACTTCCAAGCAAACAGATGGTTGACTATGATGAGGAGACACAACGTGCTCTTTGTGTAAGTTGGAAAGGAGTCTCCACACAAGGAAGGGGCTC of the Oncorhynchus clarkii lewisi isolate Uvic-CL-2024 unplaced genomic scaffold, UVic_Ocla_1.0 unplaced_contig_125_pilon_pilon, whole genome shotgun sequence genome contains:
- the LOC139401785 gene encoding enkurin-like — encoded protein: MSTTMYPTESIYNLIPREEVKIEKPPRYMSKFRAQVKHEKMLNKPTNKTMGQVKVDLPSPEKYLLKHSKEPKLPEKQPFSYLDDETFKKPQIPAKADNPLMGIHTKKDFVKTNAFENIMAVPKKPQPIYADTKTGDKQLLENSGLLPKYIKKKDFGKTPEYLQHRTEEVRRAQDEYDSFVKEHMRQGTMKQLSEDERNNILQ